A window of Gemmatimonadota bacterium contains these coding sequences:
- a CDS encoding deoxyribonuclease IV: MTAPSATRILGVHPADDGGLPIAVQRAANAGARALQVFTAPPTYYNEKVTIKPDRAAKVHAALDAAGIARRHVLVHAAYVLNTASPEEAKAAKARAGLAKEYERTSALGAWGCCFHPGSAGESDPVDAAVRVGQAIAHALASVPEGSGSRVLIENTAGAGRTMGRTAEEIATMLAQVPPALRHRTGYGLDTCHLFAAGHDIHSSPEAQARTLEAFVRTIGEPPAFFHLNDSQHPFASNKDRHALLGAGMIGAEPFRWLVRAPISEGIPLILETPSERESVVEDDVSADPADARMIELLEGFLRG, translated from the coding sequence ATGACCGCTCCCTCCGCGACGCGCATCCTCGGCGTGCATCCCGCCGACGACGGCGGACTCCCCATCGCGGTGCAGCGCGCGGCGAACGCCGGCGCGCGCGCGCTCCAGGTCTTCACCGCGCCGCCGACGTACTACAACGAGAAGGTCACGATCAAGCCGGACAGGGCGGCGAAGGTCCACGCCGCGCTCGACGCCGCGGGGATCGCGCGCCGGCACGTGCTCGTGCACGCGGCGTATGTGCTCAACACCGCCTCCCCCGAGGAGGCCAAGGCCGCCAAGGCGCGCGCCGGACTCGCCAAGGAGTACGAGCGCACGAGCGCGCTCGGCGCGTGGGGCTGCTGCTTCCATCCCGGCTCGGCGGGGGAGAGCGACCCGGTCGATGCGGCGGTGCGCGTGGGGCAGGCCATCGCGCACGCGCTCGCGAGCGTCCCCGAGGGGAGCGGCTCGCGCGTCCTCATCGAGAACACCGCCGGCGCAGGGCGCACCATGGGACGCACCGCCGAGGAGATCGCGACGATGCTCGCGCAGGTGCCGCCGGCGTTGCGCCATCGCACCGGGTACGGGCTCGACACCTGTCACCTCTTCGCCGCAGGGCACGACATCCATTCCTCGCCCGAGGCGCAGGCGCGCACCCTCGAGGCGTTCGTGCGCACCATCGGCGAGCCGCCGGCCTTCTTCCACCTGAACGACAGCCAGCATCCGTTCGCGAGCAACAAGGATCGCCACGCGCTCCTCGGGGCGGGGATGATCGGCGCCGAGCCGTTCCGCTGGCTCGTGCGCGCGCCCATCTCCGAGGGGATCCCGCTCATCCTCGAGACGCCGTCAGAGCGGGAATCGGTCGTCGAGGACGACGTCTCGGCCGATCCGGCCGACGCGCGGATGATCGAACTGCTCGAGGGATTCCTGCGCGGCTGA
- a CDS encoding response regulator — protein MRVLLADDDELMRELTAAVLEVHGHTVEMFADGDAVWSAFAREPAEMVVLDWQMPGADGLEVCRRVRAHPDGAYTYLLVITARSGMNSLEAVLDAGADDYLSKPVTPEDIAARLRIAARRMENGTARRAAEAELRKARYLAGVGEVSLALQHEINNPLAALLTNSALLSGGILPADESAATLRVIDQQARRIADVVKRLNALTDPQSVEYALGQRMVDLGKPKGTA, from the coding sequence ATGCGCGTGCTCCTGGCCGACGACGACGAACTGATGCGCGAGCTGACCGCCGCGGTGCTCGAGGTGCACGGGCACACGGTCGAGATGTTCGCCGATGGCGACGCCGTCTGGTCGGCCTTCGCGCGTGAACCGGCCGAGATGGTCGTCCTCGACTGGCAGATGCCCGGCGCCGACGGGCTCGAGGTCTGCCGCCGCGTGCGCGCGCACCCCGACGGCGCCTACACCTACCTGCTCGTCATCACCGCGCGCAGTGGCATGAACTCGCTCGAGGCGGTGCTCGACGCGGGCGCCGACGACTATCTCTCCAAGCCGGTGACCCCCGAGGACATCGCCGCGCGCCTCCGCATCGCGGCGCGCCGGATGGAGAACGGGACCGCGCGCCGCGCCGCCGAGGCGGAACTCCGCAAGGCGCGCTATCTCGCCGGCGTCGGCGAGGTCTCCCTCGCGCTGCAGCACGAGATCAACAATCCGCTCGCGGCGCTCCTCACCAACAGCGCGCTGCTCTCGGGCGGCATCCTCCCCGCCGACGAGTCGGCCGCGACGCTGCGCGTGATCGACCAGCAGGCGCGCCGCATCGCCGACGTGGTGAAGCGCCTCAACGCCCTCACCGACCCGCAATCGGTCGAGTACGCGCTCGGCCAGCGCATGGTCGACCTCGGCAAGCCCAAGGGGACCGCATGA
- a CDS encoding exo-alpha-sialidase, which yields MRLSLLLLLLAGTACVPQPVAWGETAAIGDGGLADSLRLALDSAGQARLVPAWTPPSWPDEPAACRATRRAVQASDGAAYASWLAIRPDSSVRLRIARSDDGGHVWEPAVTADSTDVGTAGCDRPVPFLAADALNGWVHLAYFLVAREGAGLFFTHSMERGARWHEPVPIVYGDRPSRAAVASRGDTVVVVYEDPNSRLPRIGMALSRTQGHIFESRPPVSEDNGESTGPQVAVRGGRVIIVWTTSQRGGRWPRTVQREGTLTW from the coding sequence GTGCGCCTCTCCCTGCTGCTCCTCCTGCTCGCCGGCACGGCGTGCGTCCCGCAGCCGGTCGCATGGGGCGAGACGGCCGCGATCGGCGACGGCGGGCTCGCCGACTCGCTGCGCCTCGCGCTCGACTCGGCGGGGCAGGCGCGCCTCGTCCCCGCCTGGACGCCGCCCTCGTGGCCGGACGAGCCTGCTGCCTGCCGCGCGACGCGGCGCGCGGTGCAGGCGAGCGACGGTGCGGCCTATGCGAGCTGGCTCGCCATCCGCCCCGACTCGAGCGTGCGGCTGCGCATCGCGCGTTCCGATGATGGTGGCCACGTCTGGGAGCCGGCCGTCACCGCGGATTCCACCGACGTCGGCACCGCCGGCTGCGACCGGCCGGTGCCGTTCCTCGCCGCGGACGCACTCAATGGGTGGGTGCATCTCGCGTACTTCCTCGTCGCGCGCGAGGGGGCCGGGCTCTTCTTCACGCACTCCATGGAGCGCGGCGCGCGCTGGCATGAGCCGGTCCCCATCGTCTACGGCGACCGTCCGTCGCGCGCCGCGGTCGCCTCGCGGGGCGACACCGTCGTCGTGGTGTACGAGGACCCCAACAGCCGCCTCCCCCGCATCGGGATGGCGCTCTCGCGGACGCAGGGCCACATCTTCGAGTCGCGGCCGCCCGTCTCCGAGGACAACGGCGAATCCACGGGCCCGCAGGTCGCGGTGCGCGGCGGACGCGTGATCATCGTGTGGACCACGTCACAGCGCGGGGGCCGGTGGCCGCGTACCGTGCAGCGCGAAGGGACCCTGACCTGGTGA
- the pruA gene encoding L-glutamate gamma-semialdehyde dehydrogenase — protein sequence MPAFSPNGVRQLPPHANEPIKSYAPGSPERTSLQARLKAMESECPEIPVVVAGKEIRTGDLGKSVSPHKHGHVTATYHKATAQNVRDAITSSAAAWKEWSEWSWEERAAVFLKAADLLAGPWRDTLNAATMLGQSKTVFQSEIDAACEMVDFFRFNAAFARDIYTEQPVSAPGMWNQLEYRALEGFVYAVSPFNFTAIGGNLAGSPALMGNTVLWKPAATAMLSGWYTYKLLEEAGLPPGVINFLPGDPAMISEIALTDPALAGVHFTGSTGVFNNMWGTIGKNMGRYRSYPRIVGETGGKDFMIAHPSADVAAFAVGVVRGAFEYQGQKCSACSRIYVPKSIWPEVKERMTAMIQDIRMGDVNDFRNFMGAVIDQKAFDRISGYLADAKANATVVAGGGVKGDVGYFVEPTLIETKDPSYRLMCEEIFGPVVTAYVYDDDKWSETLELVDRTSPYALTGAVFAQDRNAVREAHAKLRHAAGNFYVNDKCTGAVVGQQPFGGARASGTNDKAGSKLNLLRWVSARTIKETFVPPTDYRYPFMAE from the coding sequence ATGCCCGCCTTCTCGCCGAACGGCGTCCGCCAGCTCCCGCCGCACGCCAACGAGCCGATCAAGAGCTACGCCCCCGGTTCCCCCGAGCGCACCTCGTTGCAGGCGCGACTCAAGGCGATGGAGTCGGAGTGCCCGGAGATCCCGGTGGTCGTCGCGGGGAAGGAGATCCGCACCGGCGACCTCGGCAAGTCCGTCTCGCCGCACAAGCACGGGCACGTGACCGCGACCTACCACAAGGCGACGGCGCAGAACGTCCGCGACGCGATCACGAGCTCGGCCGCGGCGTGGAAGGAATGGAGCGAGTGGAGCTGGGAGGAACGCGCCGCCGTCTTCCTCAAGGCCGCCGACCTCCTCGCCGGCCCGTGGCGTGACACGCTCAACGCCGCGACGATGCTCGGGCAGTCGAAGACCGTGTTCCAGAGCGAGATCGACGCCGCGTGCGAGATGGTGGACTTCTTCCGCTTCAACGCCGCCTTCGCGCGCGACATCTACACCGAGCAGCCGGTGTCGGCGCCGGGGATGTGGAACCAGCTCGAGTACCGCGCGCTCGAAGGGTTCGTGTACGCCGTGTCGCCGTTCAACTTCACCGCGATCGGCGGCAACCTCGCCGGCTCGCCGGCGCTGATGGGCAACACCGTGCTCTGGAAGCCCGCTGCGACGGCGATGCTCTCCGGGTGGTACACGTACAAGCTCCTCGAGGAAGCCGGGCTGCCCCCGGGCGTGATCAACTTCCTCCCCGGCGACCCGGCGATGATCTCCGAGATCGCGCTCACGGACCCGGCGCTCGCCGGCGTGCACTTCACCGGCTCCACCGGCGTGTTCAACAACATGTGGGGCACGATCGGGAAGAACATGGGGCGCTATCGCTCCTATCCGCGGATCGTGGGCGAGACGGGCGGCAAGGACTTCATGATCGCGCATCCCTCGGCCGACGTCGCCGCCTTCGCGGTGGGCGTGGTGCGTGGCGCCTTCGAGTACCAGGGCCAGAAGTGCTCGGCCTGCTCGCGCATCTACGTGCCGAAGTCGATCTGGCCCGAGGTGAAGGAGCGGATGACCGCGATGATCCAGGACATCCGGATGGGCGACGTGAACGACTTCCGGAACTTCATGGGCGCGGTCATCGACCAGAAGGCGTTCGACCGGATCAGCGGCTACCTCGCCGACGCGAAGGCCAACGCGACCGTGGTCGCCGGCGGCGGCGTGAAGGGCGACGTGGGCTACTTCGTCGAGCCGACGCTCATCGAGACGAAGGACCCGTCGTACCGCCTGATGTGCGAGGAGATCTTCGGCCCCGTGGTGACGGCGTACGTGTACGACGACGACAAGTGGAGCGAGACGCTGGAACTCGTCGACCGGACGTCGCCGTACGCGCTCACCGGCGCGGTGTTCGCGCAGGACCGGAACGCGGTGCGCGAGGCGCACGCGAAGCTCCGGCATGCGGCGGGCAACTTCTACGTGAACGACAAGTGCACCGGCGCGGTGGTGGGGCAGCAGCCGTTCGGCGGCGCGCGCGCCTCGGGCACGAACGACAAGGCGGGGTCGAAGCTGAACCTGCTGCGCTGGGTGAGCGCGCGGACGATCAAGGAGACCTTCGTGCCACCGACGGATTATCGCTATCCGTTCATGGCCGAGTAG
- a CDS encoding PhzF family phenazine biosynthesis protein, with the protein MRFLTLDVFSPVAFGGNQLAVFPDARGIPEGLLLKLCQEFNFSEVTFCYPPEDPSHTRKVRIFTPDKEMPFAGHPTIGTAAALALCEGALPDGHGRFTFEMGVGVVPVDVRVESPTRAWAELSVAKLPEVGPHAPTINTLADILSLEPTDLMGGAMSPQAVSCGYPFLIVPLKSLKALKVARVRMDPWERTLQRFWAPEILVVARDPEQGEHHWRARMFAPGIRVPEDPATGSAIAAFGGWLAMKDPKADGAFAWSVDQGIEMGRPSRLDVSADKAGGQVTAVRVAGRAVLVSEGTLRLP; encoded by the coding sequence ATGCGATTCTTGACTCTCGATGTGTTCTCTCCCGTGGCGTTCGGCGGCAACCAGCTCGCCGTCTTCCCCGACGCGCGCGGGATCCCCGAGGGGCTGCTGCTGAAGCTCTGCCAGGAGTTCAACTTCTCCGAGGTGACCTTCTGCTATCCGCCCGAGGATCCCTCGCACACGCGGAAGGTCAGGATCTTCACGCCGGACAAGGAGATGCCGTTCGCCGGGCATCCGACGATCGGCACCGCGGCGGCGCTCGCGCTCTGCGAGGGGGCGCTCCCCGACGGGCATGGCCGCTTCACCTTCGAGATGGGCGTGGGCGTGGTGCCGGTGGATGTGCGCGTGGAGTCGCCGACCCGCGCCTGGGCGGAACTCTCGGTGGCGAAGCTCCCCGAGGTGGGCCCGCACGCGCCGACGATCAACACGCTCGCCGACATCCTCTCGCTCGAGCCCACCGACCTGATGGGCGGGGCGATGTCGCCGCAGGCGGTCTCGTGCGGCTACCCGTTCCTCATCGTGCCGCTCAAGTCGCTCAAGGCGCTCAAGGTGGCGCGCGTTCGCATGGACCCGTGGGAGCGCACGCTGCAGCGCTTCTGGGCCCCGGAGATCCTCGTCGTCGCGCGCGACCCCGAGCAGGGCGAGCATCACTGGCGCGCGCGGATGTTCGCGCCGGGCATCCGCGTCCCCGAGGATCCCGCCACCGGCTCGGCGATCGCCGCCTTCGGTGGATGGCTCGCGATGAAGGATCCCAAGGCCGATGGCGCGTTCGCCTGGTCGGTGGACCAGGGGATCGAGATGGGACGGCCGAGCCGGCTCGACGTGAGCGCGGACAAGGCGGGCGGTCAGGTGACGGCGGTGCGCGTCGCCGGACGCGCGGTGCTGGTCAGCGAAGGGACGCTACGGCTGCCCTGA